A stretch of the Festucalex cinctus isolate MCC-2025b chromosome 20, RoL_Fcin_1.0, whole genome shotgun sequence genome encodes the following:
- the eef1a1l3 gene encoding elongation factor 1-alpha-like isoform X2 — protein sequence MEKPHVNLVIIGHVDSGKSTTTGHLLYKCGDVDQRKLEKFEKAAAQAGKGSFKFAWVMDKLQAERERGITIDISLLKFNTRNFCMTVIDAPGHRDFIKNMITGTSQLLVVSAAKGEFEAGVSRSGQTREHALLAYTLGVKQMIVCVNKMDATEPPYCQRRFNEVARAVGGFLRKIGYDPNGVPFVPVSGWTGDNLISASQKMPWFKGWKARRREGNMSGRTLLEVLDSIQPPVRIHRKPLRLPLQDVYKIGGVGTVPVGKIETGVLKLGMTLTFSPAKVTAEVKSIEMHHQGLDAALPGHNVGFNIKNVSVKNLRRGDVAGDAQHDPPSGVNSFEAQVIILNHPGRIKAGYSPVLDCHTAHVTCRFAELKEKLDRRTGAKLEERPQLLMSGDAATVKLVPIKPMCVESFFTYPPLGRFAARDLKQTVAVGVIKSVEKEKGSKGAK from the exons atggAGAAGCCTCACGTCAACCTGGTGATCATCGGCCACGTGGACAGCGGCAAGTCCACCACCACGGGCCACCTGCTCTACAAATGCGGCGACGTGGACCAGAGGAAGCTGGAAAAGTTTGAGAAGGCCGCAGCACAG gCAGGCAAGGGCTCGTTCAAGTTCGCGTGGGTCATGGACAAGCTGCAGGCCGAGCGGGAGCGCGGGATCACCATCGACATCTCGCTGCTCAAGTTCAACACGCGCAACTTCTGCATGACGGTCATCGACGCGCCCGGACACCGAGATTTCATCAAGAACATGATCACGGGAACTTCGCAG CTGCTGGTGGTGTCGGCGGCCAAAGGCGAGTTCGAGGCGGGCGTGTCCCGCAGCGGGCAGACGCGCGAGCACGCCCTGCTGGCGTACACGCTGGGCGTCAAGCAGATGATCGTGTGCGTCAACAAGATGGACGCCACCGAGCCGCCCTATTGCCAGCGGCGCTTCAACGAGGTGGCGCGTGCCGTCGGAGGCTTCCTCCGGAAGATCGGCTACGACCCCAACGGCGTGCCATTCGTGCCCGTCTCCGGCTGGACCGGCGACAATTTGATCAGCGCCTCGCAGAAG ATGCCGTGGTTCAAAGGTTGGAAAGCACGTCGCCGAGAGGGCAACATGAGCGGCCGAACTCTTCTGGAAGTACTCGACTCCATTCAACCACCCGTGCGCATCCACCGTAAACCTTTGCGATTACCCCTGCAAGATGTCTACAAAataggag GCGTGGGGACGGTTCCGGTCGGTAAGATCGAGACAGGCGTCCTGAAATTGGGCATGACGCTGACATTCTCGCCGGCCAAGGTGACGGCAGAGGTCAAGTCCATCGAAATGCACCACCAGGGTTTGGATGCGGCGCTGCCGGGCCACAACGTGGGCTTCAACATCAAGAACGTGTCGGTCAAGAACCTGCGGCGCGGTGACGTCGCAGGCGACGCCCAGCACGACCCGCCCTCTGGCGTCAACAGCTTCGAGGCGCAG GTGATCATCCTAAACCACCCGGGCCGGATCAAGGCCGGGTACTCGCCGGTGCTGGACTGCCACACGGCGCACGTGACCTGCCGCTTCGCAGAGCTGAAGGAGAAGCTGGACCGGCGCACGGGCGCCAAGCTGGAGGAGCGCCCCCAGCTGTTGATGTCGGGTGACGCGGCCACCGTCAAACTGGTGCCCATCAAGCCCATGTGTGTGGAGAGCTTCTTCACATACCCGCCGCTCG gcCGCTTTGCCGCCCGAGACTTGAAGCAAACGGTGGCAGTTGGCGTCATCAAATCGGTGGAGAAGGAGAAAGGCTCCAAAGGAGCCAAATAA
- the eef1a1l3 gene encoding elongation factor 1-alpha-like isoform X1 yields MEKPHVNLVIIGHVDSGKSTTTGHLLYKCGDVDQRKLEKFEKAAAQAGKGSFKFAWVMDKLQAERERGITIDISLLKFNTRNFCMTVIDAPGHRDFIKNMITGTSQADVALLVVSAAKGEFEAGVSRSGQTREHALLAYTLGVKQMIVCVNKMDATEPPYCQRRFNEVARAVGGFLRKIGYDPNGVPFVPVSGWTGDNLISASQKMPWFKGWKARRREGNMSGRTLLEVLDSIQPPVRIHRKPLRLPLQDVYKIGGVGTVPVGKIETGVLKLGMTLTFSPAKVTAEVKSIEMHHQGLDAALPGHNVGFNIKNVSVKNLRRGDVAGDAQHDPPSGVNSFEAQVIILNHPGRIKAGYSPVLDCHTAHVTCRFAELKEKLDRRTGAKLEERPQLLMSGDAATVKLVPIKPMCVESFFTYPPLGRFAARDLKQTVAVGVIKSVEKEKGSKGAK; encoded by the exons atggAGAAGCCTCACGTCAACCTGGTGATCATCGGCCACGTGGACAGCGGCAAGTCCACCACCACGGGCCACCTGCTCTACAAATGCGGCGACGTGGACCAGAGGAAGCTGGAAAAGTTTGAGAAGGCCGCAGCACAG gCAGGCAAGGGCTCGTTCAAGTTCGCGTGGGTCATGGACAAGCTGCAGGCCGAGCGGGAGCGCGGGATCACCATCGACATCTCGCTGCTCAAGTTCAACACGCGCAACTTCTGCATGACGGTCATCGACGCGCCCGGACACCGAGATTTCATCAAGAACATGATCACGGGAACTTCGCAG GCAGACGTGGCGCTGCTGGTGGTGTCGGCGGCCAAAGGCGAGTTCGAGGCGGGCGTGTCCCGCAGCGGGCAGACGCGCGAGCACGCCCTGCTGGCGTACACGCTGGGCGTCAAGCAGATGATCGTGTGCGTCAACAAGATGGACGCCACCGAGCCGCCCTATTGCCAGCGGCGCTTCAACGAGGTGGCGCGTGCCGTCGGAGGCTTCCTCCGGAAGATCGGCTACGACCCCAACGGCGTGCCATTCGTGCCCGTCTCCGGCTGGACCGGCGACAATTTGATCAGCGCCTCGCAGAAG ATGCCGTGGTTCAAAGGTTGGAAAGCACGTCGCCGAGAGGGCAACATGAGCGGCCGAACTCTTCTGGAAGTACTCGACTCCATTCAACCACCCGTGCGCATCCACCGTAAACCTTTGCGATTACCCCTGCAAGATGTCTACAAAataggag GCGTGGGGACGGTTCCGGTCGGTAAGATCGAGACAGGCGTCCTGAAATTGGGCATGACGCTGACATTCTCGCCGGCCAAGGTGACGGCAGAGGTCAAGTCCATCGAAATGCACCACCAGGGTTTGGATGCGGCGCTGCCGGGCCACAACGTGGGCTTCAACATCAAGAACGTGTCGGTCAAGAACCTGCGGCGCGGTGACGTCGCAGGCGACGCCCAGCACGACCCGCCCTCTGGCGTCAACAGCTTCGAGGCGCAG GTGATCATCCTAAACCACCCGGGCCGGATCAAGGCCGGGTACTCGCCGGTGCTGGACTGCCACACGGCGCACGTGACCTGCCGCTTCGCAGAGCTGAAGGAGAAGCTGGACCGGCGCACGGGCGCCAAGCTGGAGGAGCGCCCCCAGCTGTTGATGTCGGGTGACGCGGCCACCGTCAAACTGGTGCCCATCAAGCCCATGTGTGTGGAGAGCTTCTTCACATACCCGCCGCTCG gcCGCTTTGCCGCCCGAGACTTGAAGCAAACGGTGGCAGTTGGCGTCATCAAATCGGTGGAGAAGGAGAAAGGCTCCAAAGGAGCCAAATAA
- the fam49bb gene encoding CYFIP-related Rac1 interactor B, which yields MGNLLKVLTCTDLEQEPNFFLDFENAQPTEGEREVWQQVDVVLKDAKAILDELQAYKGAGREIREAIQNPNDEALQEQAWAAVVPLVGRLKKFYEFSQRLEAALHSLLGALTNETYDDPTQHLEREQALAKQFAEILHFTLRFDELKMTTPAIQNDFSYYRRTLSRMRINNQPADGENEVNNELANRISLFYADATPMLKTLSDGTTRFVSENKNLPIENTTDCLSTMASVCKVMLETPEYRSRFASEDTVSFCLRVMVGVIILYDYVHPVGAFAKSSKIDMKGCIKVLKDQPPNSVDGLLNALRYTTKHLNDESTNKSIKLMLQ from the exons ATGGGGAACCTGCTGAAGGTGTTGACCTGCACAGACCTGGAACAGGAGCCCAATTTCTTCCTGGATTTCGAAA ACGCGCAGCCCACTGAGGGCGAACGCGAGGTGTGGCAGCAGGTGGACGTGGTGCTAAAGGACGCCAAGGCCATCCTGGACGAGCTGCAGGCCTACAAAGGCGCCGGGCGCGAGATCAGAGAG gCCATCCAGAACCCCAACGACGAGGCGCTCCAGGAGCAGGCGTGGGCGGCGGTGGTCCCCCTGGTGGGCAGGCTCAAAAAGTTCTACGAGTTCTCCCAGAGATTAG AGGCGGCGCTGCATAGCCTTCTGGGCGCGCTGACCAACGAGACGTACGACGACCCCACGCAGCATCTGGAGCGGGAGCAGGCGCTCGCCAAGCAGTTTGCCGAGATCCTGCACTTCACGCTGCGCTTTGACGAGCTCAAA ATGACGACTCCTGCCATTCAGAACGACTTCAGCTACTACAGGAGAACGTTGAGTCGCATGCGCATCAACAACCAGCCT gcTGACGGCGAGAACGAAGTCAACAACGAGCTGGCCAATCGGATCTCGCTCTTCTACGCCGATGCCACGCCCATGCTCAAGACCTTAAGCGACGGCACCACCAGGTTCGTGTCGGAG AACAAGAACCTGCCGATCGAGAACACCACCGACTGCCTGAGCACCATGGCCAGCGTCTGCAAAGTCATGCTGGAAACGCC GGAATACCGCAGCCGCTTCGCCAGCGAGGACACGGTGTCCTTCTGCCTGCGGGTGATGGTGGGCGTCATCATCCTGTACGACTACGTCCATCCCGTCGGGGCCTTCGCCAAGTCGTCGAAGATCGAC atgaaaggctgcatcaaagtgctGAAGGATCAGCCGCCCAACAGCGTGGACGGCCTCCTCAACGCTCTCAG GTATACCACCAAGCATCTCAACGACGAGTCCACCAACAAGAGCATCAAGCTGATGCTGCAGTAG